In the Brassica napus cultivar Da-Ae chromosome A7, Da-Ae, whole genome shotgun sequence genome, one interval contains:
- the LOC106357236 gene encoding kunitz trypsin inhibitor 4-like, which translates to MNPLFYFLLGLTAILAATANAGGPVLDTDGDFILDGGSYYVLPIFSGGGLTLTPRGGNQCPLHIGQEYSDVNKGIPVKFSNCRSKFGFVLEFVNLNIEMDVKATICFQSTYWWVDECDMAIKKFFIMSGPKPKPGEDSSKSFFQIKKTKYFHNGYTIAFCPNDNDCIDVGIFVDEYGVWRLALSPTPFPVMFVKAIGTETSSKTMYERN; encoded by the coding sequence ATGAACCCTTTGTTTTACTTCCTTCTTGGCTTAACCGCTATTTTGGCAGCGACCGCAAACGCTGGCGGACCAGTTCTCGACACTGATGGTGATTTCATACTCGACGGCGGCAGTTATTACGTTCTCCCCATCTTCTCCGGTGGCGGTTTAACTCTCACCCCCCGTGGTGGCAACCAATGTCCCCTCCATATCGGACAAGAATATTCAGATGTCAATAAGGGTATTCCTGTAAAATTCTCAAACTGTAGATCTAAATTTGGATTCGTTCTCGAGTTTGTTAACCTCAACATCGAGATGGATGTCAAAGCTACGATATGTTTTCAGTCAACCTATTGGTGGGTCGATGAGTGCGACATGGCCATTAAGAAGTTCTTCATAATGTCTGGTCCTAAGCCAAAACCTGGAGAAGATTCATCGAAGAGTTTCTTCCAGATCaagaaaactaaatattttcataacgGCTACACCATTGCGTTTTGTCCAAACGATAACGATTGCATCGATGTTGGGATATTTGTGGATGAATATGGCGTTTGGCGTTTGGCTTTAAGCCCTACGCCATTCCCGGTTATGTTCGTGAAAGCTATTGGAACAGAGACTTCGTCCAAGACTATGTATGAGAGAAATTAA
- the LOC106357238 gene encoding kunitz trypsin inhibitor 4-like, with amino-acid sequence MNPMFYFLLALTAILATTANAGGPVLDIEGNIIFGGSYYVIPVFFGADGGGLTLSPLGNKQCPLYIGQEPSEANMGIPVRFSNWKSRVGFVPESENLKIAMDVKATICVQSTYWWVAVSGMPNVKSLIAAGPKPEPAKDSSKSFFQIKKDGDSSNGYNIVFCPNDKDCIDVGIFVDKDGVRRLALSSTPFPVMFLNSTDETETSFKKTMSII; translated from the coding sequence ATGAATCCTATGTTTTACTTCCTTCTTGCCTTAACCGCTATTTTGGCTACGACAGCAAACGCAGGCGGGCCAGTTCTGGACATTGAAGGTAATATCATATTCGGCGGCAGTTACTACGTTATTCCCGTCTTCTTCGGCGCTGATGGTGGCGGCCTGACTCTTTCCCCCCTTGGTAACAAGCAGTGTCCCCTATATATCGGGCAAGAACCTTCAGAGGCCAACATGGGCATTCCCGTAAGATTCTCAAACTGGAAGTCTAGAGTTGGGTTCGTTCCCGAATCCGAAAACCTTAAGATCGCGATGGATGTCAAAGCTACGATCTGCGTCCAGTCAACATACTGGTGGGTCGCTGTATCTGGCATGCCCAATGTGAAGTCTTTAATAGCGGCTGGTCCTAAGCCAGAACCTGCAAAAGATTCATCCAAAAGTTTCTTCCAGATCAAAAAAGATGGAGATTCTAGTAATGGCTACAATATTGTGTTTTGTCCTAATGATAAAGATTGCATTGATGTCGGGATATTTGTGGACAAAGATGGCGTTCGACGTTTGGCTTTAAGCTCCACGCCATTCCCAGTTATGTTCCTGAACTCTACTGATGAGACAGAGACTTCGTTCAAGAAGACCATGTCTATTATCtga
- the LOC106354263 gene encoding kunitz trypsin inhibitor 4 gives MMNPMFYFLLALTAVLAATANAGPVLDIDGDIIFHGSYYVIPVIRGPEGGGLTLTPRNGNQCPLFIGQERSEVERGIPVKFSNWRSRVGFVPESENLNIKMDIEPTFCAQSTYWWVTSAPSPWRSLFIAVGPKPEAGGEDSSRSFFQIRKTETKLNAYKFAFCRDGNDCIDVGKNVEGGVQGLVVSRPPFATPFEVVFVKATEKQTSSKTMSII, from the coding sequence atgatGAATCCTATGTTTTACTTTCTTCTTGCCTTAACCGCTGTTTTAGCCGCGACCGCAAACGCAGGACCGGTTCTCGACATTGATGGTGATATCATATTCCACGGCAGCTACTACGTTATCCCCGTCATCCGGGGCCCTGAAGGTGGCGGTCTAACTCTCACCCCACGCAATGGCAACCAGTGTCCCCTCTTTATCGGACAGGAGCGTTCAGAGGTCGAAAGGGGCATTCCCGTGAAATTCTCAAACTGGAGGTCTAGAGTTGGGTTCGTTCCCGAATCCGAGAACCTCAACATCAAGATGGATATCGAACCTACGTTCTGCGCTCAGTCAACTTATTGGTGGGTCACTTCAGCCCCCAGTCCCTGGAGATCGTTGTTCATAGCGGTTGGTCCTAAGCCAGAAGCTGGAGGAGAAGATTCGTCGAGGAGTTTCTTCCAGATCAGGAAAACTGAAACAAAACTTAACGCTTACAAGTTTGCATTTTGTAGGGACGGCAACGATTGCATCGATGTCGGTAAAAACGTGGAAGGTGGCGTTCAGGGTTTGGTTGTATCTAGGCCACCATTCGCTACCCCATTCGAGGTTGTGTTCGTGAAAGCTACTGAGAAACAGACTTCATCCAAGACCATGTCTATTATCTGA